The genomic segment TCCAACTGATGCAGCAGGTGCAATAATATCTAAAGGCCTCTTAGAGAGGGCGAAAAAGTGCGGAATATCAATAGAGGAGTTTTTATATAATAATGATTCATATAACTTTTTCAAAAAAGTTGGGGGGCATATTATAACAGGACCAACAGGCACTAATGTTTGTGATGTAATTCTCCTGTTAATCAAATAATATGTTTAGATAAAATGAGTGAACTTAGAATGGAGATCAAACTAAAGACCCTTATATCTATTTTTTTCTTGTTTTTAATAGCTTATTTTATATTTAAAATTAATAACATATTAACTCCCTTTGCCCTTGCTTTTTTTATAGTTTATTTATTAGATCCGCTTATTAGTGGAGCTGAAAAGTATAAAATCCCCCGTAGCGTTTCTATTATATCTATATTTTTATTTATTACTGCTTTTATTGTTGGATTATTTCTATTGCTAACGCCTTTAATCTATAACGAGTTGTCTGCTTTTGCGAAAGATGTACCTTACTACATTGATAGATTGTCTTTTTTGATAAATAATGTTCAGTCACATTTTGGGGTAGACATATCGACAGATAGGATTAAAGATTTAATTGCTAGTAAAACTGGTGAAATAACTAACGTAGCATATAAAGCGCTCGGAAAAATCACCTATTCTCTTAAAAGTATTATCACTACTATTGTTTTATACTCAATTGTTCCAATACTTATATTTTACTTTGCAAAAGATTATAAATATGTAACAGAAAGCGTTATAAAGACAATTGAGGAG from the Deferribacterota bacterium genome contains:
- a CDS encoding AI-2E family transporter, which codes for MSELRMEIKLKTLISIFFLFLIAYFIFKINNILTPFALAFFIVYLLDPLISGAEKYKIPRSVSIISIFLFITAFIVGLFLLLTPLIYNELSAFAKDVPYYIDRLSFLINNVQSHFGVDISTDRIKDLIASKTGEITNVAYKALGKITYSLKSIITTIVLYSIVPILIFYFAKDYKYVTESVIKTIEENSNFNVRKYLSEFDEILSSYFRGQIIVALILGVLYSIVLLIVDLKPALIVGLSAGVLSIIPYLGFVVGFATSLVLAYLQYFDIWHPLFVVIGFTVVQIIESNYITPKIVGNKLGLHPTAVIFSLLAGGSLLGIAGMIFSLPIAAAIKIWLNKIISSLKS